The DNA segment GAATCTTTCGATAGTAGTCGAAGTTTTGATATTCTTTCCTTGTGCATAACCGACTAAGACTCAGAGGAGTCTTCTGtccttcattaaataactcACAGAAGCTAAGTAGCTCTTCTACCTTTTATTGATCTTCTCATCTTAAGCCAAAATTTCTTCGtctttatcctttatgcacttaacctgatccaagtCTCTCATTCTTTTTTTATGGCTCTTTTGCGATTTTATAGATATCTTTTTCTCCTTCCTTTATACCTAAAGACTGGTAGAGGCCCtcgtataaaaattaataaatcaataaataataaacttaaaaaattttataaatacagattgaatagaaattttttaaacaatgcATAAATGGCTACTCTAAGTATGCTTAATTTCTTCTTTATTAAcaaattgtttaattttatttgtattagtTTCTTTAACATATTCAATTATTGTTCTATAACAATAttaatatgtaaaataattgtttttaaatttatataaaataaaaatatttttaaatactctatattacaaataaaaatattgagcTGTTTTATCATCTAATCTTATACACTTTAAATGAGTCAAAACTAGGCCATTAATTAAACAACAAATATTTGAAGCCAGAAATCATCCTATTTCTATGTGAATCAATTCTCAGTTGGCCAATTGCATAATCTCatatctattttaaatattaatatgatAATCCCAAAATTTGCTAACAGACAAAAGTATTGCTGAAAATTTGATAATacacaagaacataaaattctacaacCATACGCAGGAAATACGTGATCATTTTCCTACCGTAAATCTTTTACTATAATGTTTTAATATAAATGCTAACAGCGATTAGATCTTTGTGAAACCAATCACACTTGATATtttataatagttcatactatAATGTCTATTATTACGATAATTATAGTAGTTATGCAatattaacaatatttttaagtattattaaaactaaaataattttttatgttatttgataatatttttgaatttacaaataaaacaaaaatattactgaaatataaaaaatataaattaattttaataatacttttaaatattacaaaaataatataatcaccGCACTCAAAAAACTCTACCTTCTGGCTTATTTGCTTGTTTTTCACAAAGTCATGCGATGTTACATTTCAGGTAAAACAGTACTTGTATCTGGAAGTTTCTAAATTTTATCATATTCTCTCTCACCCACCACATTAGTTTTGTTCCACCGCCTCAGATTCCTACACACAAAAAATGGGGAACCTGACACAACTTGTTCTACATCATAATATTCTCCTGTTTTATAAAGTTCATGTGATTTACATTTCATGGAAAACAGTACTTAGATGTGGAAGTTCCTAAAACTTGACCATGTTAACACTACTTGCGAATGAAAAGTTGAAAACCCTTTTGAAAGTCATAACTAAGAACCATAAATACAAATGGAGCAACTGATCTTAACTTAAGAAACTTAACCAGCAAGGAAATTCAACACCCCAAGCGAGAAAGAGAACACTCTGTTCAGAGCAAAACAAAAACTCATAGCTTCCTCATCTATATATACACTCAAAGAGGAGGGCACACAAATTCACCGCTTGTTTCTAAATCATCAAGATCTGCATCTGCGTCTGCATCCAATAGATCGTCGAAGTCCATGCTGCCTTCGGTGACAAGGCTGTCACCAACCATGGGAACATTAGGAGGCTTTCTTGCCTCTTGTAGAATGGAAAGTACTTCCTCCACACTCTGCGACGGATCATTCACGTCGCTGCTTAGGCAGCTTCCACCTTCCATTAGTTCTACAGGCAAGTTCACTAAAAACCATGGATGGTTTTTGATTTCCGATATTGTTATTCTCTGTAAAATGCGGTAAATGCctcaatgaaattaaaaaaaggaaGCTATATACATTTCAAACTAAGTCTAAGAAGATGCCACAAACAGATGAGAGATTAATTGCTTAAATTTTATCCCACAACATGCAAACCAGACATTCATAAAACCAATAATATGCATTGGTTAGAGAAAGTAAGAACTTTaggcttaattgaaaaaataaatatgaccTTCATTTTATATTGATAAGTTGTCCTGACTTTTTTAGTATAAACATAAATCAATGTATCTAGATACATACAAATTGCATCGTAAAATACACTGATTTATGTGATTTGAATCctctaaattttagattttacatTAGaggataaagtgtgatcttttaccatttatttcataggtgggacaaaaaaaatattcaaagataaaagatcacactttatcatgaagtgaaaatttaaaatttagaagatgCAAATTCTAATTTATGAATGTACTAGAGAATTTAAAAAACTTATCAATATGGAATGGAGAATGGAAAAAGTATGATGAGAAATTTAATAAGGCCTGTTAAGCAATTAAATTTTGTAGCATATAGGAATATCTAGacaataaaaacaataattattTGTTAACCATCAAACCAAATACCTGTTCAGGATTCGCCACAAAGATTTTTGATAGAAGATGTCTACATTCTAAGGAAACTCGTTCACAATCAGGAATTGTATACTGAACACCAACTATCCTCTGCAGAGAATATCCAATTGACACCCCATATCAGATAATATATAACATACAATCAACCCTTATTTCTACACTTCATTTTGCTTGGTGATGAGTATGCAGTTATCACTTACCCCAATAGTTTTCTTGAAATTTCTAGGATCCGCAGGATCTTCAAAAGGATAAGTTCCAAATAACATCACATATAAGGTGACTCCACAAGACCAAACATCTGCAATCTATAGTTTTCCTTGAAAATATTTAGTCAACAAGCTAAAATAACGAATAAGATAGGCAACAAGGAAAGGAAGAACTAGCTTTTCACCTTTCCATCATATTCTTTCCTTGTCAGGACTTCAGGTGCGATGTAAGCTGGAGTTCCTACTGTAGACTTCGGTTGTGAATGTAATACGGATGACTACATAGAAAAGACTTAAAACAAATTAATACAAAGGTGCCAACATTTAAAGCAATAGTTTTTGATAACCTCATTACCTTTGAATAACCAAAGTCACAAATTTTGACTCGCGGTGCGGTGCTTCCGTCTAGAAGTGTGTTTTCGAGTTTCAGATCTCTATGACAGATTTGCTGCATAAACATTCCTTCAATTAAAAATACATGTCCATTGCAAGGGTAGATAATTCTTGCTAAAATATTGGTTTGATTTTGTACCATCGAATGACAATAACTAACTCCTGATATCAATTGCTGAAAGAAAAATCTCGCCTGTTGAAAAATAACAAGAGTTAAGGATTAAGGATGCTGAAATTTctgtatgaactattatacatacAATTTTAACAGGATACATTCTAAATCAAACTATTCAAGGACATCTCCATTTCTATGTTACCTCATCCTCGCAAAATTTACCGAAATTGCATATCCTCTCAAAGAGTTCTCCTCCAGCAGCATACTCCATTACTATAGCTAGATGTGTTGGAGTCAAAAGGACCTGCAAGTAGAGTCATCAAAGCATATAAAGAATTAGTCTGTGATTTATATGAAATTCATACAAGTAGAAGAGTCTAGAAGCAAAATATCGGAAACAATTTTACAAGAACTAGAAGGCATAAGGCAAGTTATCCACTTAAATAATCATATTCATAtccaaatcataaaaacaaGTGTTTCCATTGTCAAGTTCCCAATCTGATTAATATTTCAAACAAGATATACCCTTTACTCATTAGTCGTTTAGTACTAAAAGTTTCACTAACCTCTTTGAATCTAACAATATTGGGATGCTTCAGGGACCTGTGATTCATGATCTCCCTCTGGACATGCTCATCAATCTGCAGCGACAacagtgaataaaaaataaaaacccaCACAGCACACAAAAATATACTATAccccaataaataaataaaaataaaagacatgAATCAGACCTTGTAGCCTCTTTCAATGAACTTAACAGCAAAAAGCTCATTGGTaaatttgtctctcaacaacTTGGCGACAGCAAAGTTCCCGGTACCAATATCTTTGATAATCTCGTAGCGCTCCATGTCTTACCGGCAAGAAGAAGTGGTTTCTTATTTGCTAACAAAAAAGTGAGGGTTGGGGTTTTTATTTGTGAAACTTCTCAAAGAGTGTTGAAACTTAGCACGGACGCTAGCAATTTTGTTTTTATGTAGACTCTGACACTCTTATGTACTCTCTTGCCTCTATTGTTGATAAAATAGAAGGAAAAGTGGcaaatagaaaaaaaggaaaagtgaaAATGAAGAGCCAGTTAGCATTGAGGAAATGTACAGAGTGACGCGTGTGGAATTTTGCTGACATGAGGACAAGAAAGTACAGAGATAGACAATGGAAAGAACAATTGGTAACAAAAGAGAGGTATAGCGCATAGGCACACAAGTGCTCATTTTGATATTCACATTCGCAAGTTGCACCGATCTCTTTAATCGAgatctttaaattaaaataaatatacctCGGTactcttatatctatttttcgtCACTGGAACAGTAACGTCATGAGTAAAGTAGTTTATTCCTTGCCACAAATAAGTATAAATGCACCAATTTaatcttttttccttttataatcTAAACGAGAAAATATATTCGTCGTTTCGTTAATGCTATTCTGTGAAACATGCATGAGCAACATGACCCATAAtggtttttatatttaaaaagtgATATCATAATGGTAAATTTTCGtctttgattttaataataatgcCATGGTTTCTATACCAACAATTATGCAGTATAGAccatggttctgaaaatcggacTGGATCGGCCAGTTCAACCAAAATAATCAGGAACCGGTTATCTGGCCGGTCCGGATAACCTCAAaaattaaatggcaaagaaTCGATGGAAAAATCGGTTGAACCGGTAGTTAACCGGCGAACTAAAAGAATCGTCTAATTTTTTGACGGTTTAGTAGTTTGGAAATTCAGATgtcaaacgacgtcgttttggctttaaaaaaaaaaagaaaagaaaggcgTACGCGTTAACCAAACCTAACCCTAATCCACTTTCTTCCCCCATTACCCCAATCACAGCCAATCTCCCCTTTCTTCTCCCCTCACCCACCAAGGCCACCATTGCCACCGCCCACCAAGCTCAGATTCCAGAAACCACCGAGCCACCCACAGCCATCTACAGCAGCAGCGCTCCTCATTCGCCACCCAAACCAATCCTCACCGCGTTGAGCCTGCCTCCTCGTCGCCGAAGGTCACCGAGCTCACCGAGCCCGCCTCCTCATTCGCCGGTAAGACTCTATTCTTGTCTTCTTCCTGATTTTGAACTTGCTTCCTTCTGAAATCTGAGCTCGCCTGTtctgtttgaaaaaaaaataatagggCATctgagttaaaaaaaataacatatgaaTCCAGTTAAATATGCTTCAGGTTCAATCTGTTTTTCAAGTCGTGTTGAGTCTCGAACACTTTTATTACCCTTTCAATATGTTTGCTGCTTCTGAATATGTTCTGatcttgatttttgtttttgattttctATGCTGCCTGTTCTGGTTGCTGCTTCTGTTTGTTGCTTCTGAATATGTTCTGatcttgatttttgtttttgattctcTATGCTGCCTGTTCTGTTTGCTGCTtcatgatttttgtttttgattttctGAGGTTATTTATTCATGATGAATATGTTTGCTGCTTCATGattttgttttttgattttgtgaGGAGGTTATTTATTCATGATTTTGAATATGTTTTGCTGCTTCTGAATATGATTTTGTGAGGAGgttatttatttgttatctGTTCATGATTTGTTTGTTTGCTGGATTCATGattttgttttttgattttctgaGGTTATTTGTTCATGATGAATTTGTTTGCTGCTTCATGATTCTGGTTTTTGATTTTCTGAGATTATTTGTTCATGATGAATTTGGTTGCTGCTTCATGATTATGGTTgctgaattatttatttgttcatGATTTTCTAAAGTTATTTTCTGGTCTttccttccttctatttttcctttATGTATTGTTTTCTAAATTGCATATTTCCTGTTTAATGGTATTTTTCCTAGATGAGGATGAAAAGTCAAACGGTAGATCTGATATCCCGAAGATGCAGATTATTGTTTGCAGCTCAGTCTTATTTATAGGAatgatgatgaattgatgatccTCTGCATTTCCTTGATCCTgtatagaagaaagaaaaaccaGAAAAACTATAGtaagtcatttttttatattcttgattCTTCTATTGAGTAAAAGCTTTTAGAATTTCAAGTGTCTGTTGTTTGGTCCTTCACCGATTAAGTTGGATTCAATAAATAGAATGTATTTTTTGAACCTGCTTTATTTTGGTCTCTCTTAAACTGTTCAAACCTTGTATTAACCtatagattttgtgatttttgtttCATTTGGTCTTTGCACAATGCTTCTTTTGGAGGGAAGAACTAGATCTACCATATTTTGATATGGCTACACTTATTTCTGCAACCAACAACTTCTCGACCAATAACATATTAGGAAAAGGCGGTTTTAGAGCTGTTTACAAGGTTAATACTTAGTCATATAATGCTCAAATCTGGATATTAGCAACATGGTAGGGAATTTTGATTTGTTGAGATAGGTGCTATGGCCAAATAAGTACATTATTTGAAAGAGTCACTATTTTGTGTCTGTAGAATATTATGAGTTTGTGATTATGTgctgttttttttgtttagttatAAACTTTGATGTTTGAAGTTTTTTGTGAACCTCTAATATTAAGCTatggataatttattatgtgaaattttaaattttattaagttagaaattattgaatttatatatttaaaattatttttaggttttttaataattttatttaatatttaattaaaacagCTGAATTCCGGTTAAACTCCAGTCGAACCAGTAAACCATTAAACTAGTAACTTCACCGGTTTATTGACCGATCCGATTTTCGCAACCTTGGTATAGACACGGTGAATGCAAGGATAAAACTTCTAAAAAGAAAGTTTTATTGCTAAACATACTACCAAActcaaaatga comes from the Arachis duranensis cultivar V14167 chromosome 7, aradu.V14167.gnm2.J7QH, whole genome shotgun sequence genome and includes:
- the LOC107459158 gene encoding serine/threonine-protein kinase SAPK2 isoform X1; this translates as MERYEIIKDIGTGNFAVAKLLRDKFTNELFAVKFIERGYKIDEHVQREIMNHRSLKHPNIVRFKEVLLTPTHLAIVMEYAAGGELFERICNFGKFCEDEARFFFQQLISGVSYCHSMVQNQTNILARIIYPCNGHVFLIEGMFMQQICHRDLKLENTLLDGSTAPRVKICDFGYSKSSVLHSQPKSTVGTPAYIAPEVLTRKEYDGKIADVWSCGVTLYVMLFGTYPFEDPADPRNFKKTIGRIVGVQYTIPDCERVSLECRHLLSKIFVANPEQRITISEIKNHPWFLVNLPVELMEGGSCLSSDVNDPSQSVEEVLSILQEARKPPNVPMVGDSLVTEGSMDFDDLLDADADADLDDLETSGEFVCPPL
- the LOC107459158 gene encoding serine/threonine-protein kinase SAPK2 isoform X2, producing MERYEIIKDIGTGNFAVAKLLRDKFTNELFAVKFIERGYKIDEHVQREIMNHRSLKHPNIVRFKEVLLTPTHLAIVMEYAAGGELFERICNFGKFCEDEARFFFQQLISGVSYCHSMQICHRDLKLENTLLDGSTAPRVKICDFGYSKSSVLHSQPKSTVGTPAYIAPEVLTRKEYDGKIADVWSCGVTLYVMLFGTYPFEDPADPRNFKKTIGRIVGVQYTIPDCERVSLECRHLLSKIFVANPEQRITISEIKNHPWFLVNLPVELMEGGSCLSSDVNDPSQSVEEVLSILQEARKPPNVPMVGDSLVTEGSMDFDDLLDADADADLDDLETSGEFVCPPL